From Aureibacillus halotolerans, a single genomic window includes:
- the hisB gene encoding imidazoleglycerol-phosphate dehydratase HisB yields the protein MSTRIGSVERETKETSIALQLGLDGEGKADINVNVPFVAHMLDLFAKHGHFDLTINAKGDVEIDDHHTTEDLGICLGVALKEALGTKEGIRRYGQAWVPMDDALAQVVIDLSNRPHLEFSAEMPSQKVGTFDTELVYEFLSKLAIEARMNLHVIVHYGHNTHHIIEAIFKALARALDEATSIDPRVKGVPSTKGML from the coding sequence ATGAGCACCCGAATTGGTTCAGTTGAAAGAGAAACGAAAGAAACATCGATCGCATTGCAGCTAGGCCTCGATGGCGAAGGAAAAGCAGACATTAACGTCAATGTCCCGTTTGTTGCCCATATGCTCGATCTGTTTGCAAAGCATGGTCATTTTGATTTAACGATAAATGCTAAAGGGGATGTGGAGATTGATGATCACCACACCACAGAGGATCTTGGTATTTGCCTAGGTGTCGCGCTGAAGGAAGCGTTAGGAACGAAAGAAGGGATTCGTCGTTATGGGCAAGCATGGGTGCCGATGGATGATGCGTTAGCGCAGGTCGTCATTGATTTGAGCAATCGACCGCATTTGGAATTTAGTGCGGAGATGCCTTCACAAAAAGTGGGGACCTTTGATACGGAGCTTGTCTATGAATTCCTTTCGAAGCTTGCTATTGAAGCGCGTATGAATCTTCATGTGATTGTTCACTACGGCCACAATACACATCATATCATTGAAGCTATTTTCAAGGCGCTGGCTCGAGCGCTCGATGAAGCGACGTCAATTGACCCAAGAGTTAAGGGTGTCCCTTCCACGAAAGGAATGCTTTAA
- a CDS encoding ATP phosphoribosyltransferase regulatory subunit, giving the protein MASLFMFEKPLGMRDSLPSLYEKKRTIRESLATTIRSWGYRYLQTPTLEYYETVGAESAISDPQLFKLLDQQGHTLVLRPDMTAPIARIAASRFQQTQYPLRLAYDGNVFRAQEREGGKPAEFEQVGIELIGDGSVSADAEVLSLMVESLHQAGVKEFTVAVGHVGFLNGLFEEIVGKRHAAGKLLQLLYEKNFVGYKEAVDALSCSVEDKEKLTRILTLRSAEDWFSAAAALSTNGKAINALRELQTLMQYVKDDGLDAYVKVDVSLVSHMSYYTGILFEGYARDIGSVLCNGGRYNDLMGKFERDTQATGFGIRLDRLAAVSELVSNEPLPIIILFSPSQRKEAIQKARALRNEGKHVIVQEQSSLENIDDIADQACEVLDYTDGKKEG; this is encoded by the coding sequence ATGGCCTCACTATTTATGTTTGAAAAACCGTTAGGCATGAGAGACTCCTTGCCTTCCTTATATGAAAAAAAACGTACGATTCGAGAATCGCTTGCCACGACGATACGGTCTTGGGGGTATCGTTATTTGCAAACCCCAACTTTAGAATACTACGAGACTGTTGGGGCGGAATCGGCCATTTCAGATCCACAGCTGTTTAAGCTCTTGGATCAGCAAGGCCATACGCTCGTGCTTCGTCCCGATATGACAGCACCGATTGCAAGAATTGCTGCATCTCGATTTCAGCAAACGCAGTATCCGTTACGACTCGCTTACGATGGGAATGTGTTTAGGGCACAGGAGCGAGAAGGAGGCAAACCAGCTGAATTTGAGCAGGTCGGCATTGAACTCATTGGTGACGGAAGTGTAAGTGCCGATGCTGAAGTGCTGTCTCTTATGGTGGAAAGCCTTCATCAAGCAGGTGTCAAAGAGTTTACAGTAGCTGTCGGTCATGTCGGTTTTCTAAATGGTCTTTTTGAAGAAATCGTTGGCAAACGACATGCCGCAGGAAAGCTTCTTCAGCTTCTGTACGAAAAAAACTTTGTTGGGTATAAAGAAGCCGTTGACGCTCTCAGTTGTTCCGTAGAAGACAAAGAAAAGCTGACCCGAATTTTGACATTGCGTTCAGCCGAGGATTGGTTTTCAGCGGCCGCGGCTCTGTCGACAAATGGGAAAGCAATAAACGCTCTCAGGGAACTGCAAACCTTGATGCAATACGTCAAAGACGACGGATTAGACGCCTATGTCAAAGTGGATGTGAGCCTAGTGTCGCACATGAGCTACTACACAGGAATCTTGTTTGAAGGCTATGCAAGAGATATCGGTTCCGTGCTTTGTAATGGTGGAAGATACAATGACTTAATGGGGAAATTTGAACGAGACACGCAGGCGACAGGGTTTGGTATACGTCTTGATCGCTTAGCTGCTGTTTCTGAGCTCGTTTCCAATGAACCTTTACCTATAATCATATTGTTTTCACCAAGTCAACGAAAAGAAGCAATACAAAAAGCGCGAGCTCTTCGAAATGAGGGCAAACATGTCATCGTTCAAGAGCAATCATCTTTAGAGAACATTGACGATATCGCAGACCAAGCTTGTGAAGTGCTGGACTATACGGATGGAAAGAAGGAGGGGTAA
- the hisG gene encoding ATP phosphoribosyltransferase — protein MRQLTIAMPKGRIFEEALDMLRTASYNVPPSFDLSRKLLAEVKEEGLTFILAKPSDVPVYVEHGVADVGIAGKDVLLEEDRNVYEVLDLGISRCHLSVAGLPGAEPDPFAPKVATKYPRIASDYFREQGEQVEIIKLNGSIELAPMIGLAERIVDIVSTGKTLKENGLVELETIRSITSRLIVNPVSYRLKDEAVRQLTERLQLVVQGGDGL, from the coding sequence ATGCGTCAGCTCACCATTGCTATGCCAAAAGGCAGGATTTTTGAAGAAGCCTTGGATATGTTGCGAACGGCCTCCTACAATGTCCCGCCATCCTTCGATTTGTCGAGGAAATTGCTCGCAGAGGTAAAGGAAGAAGGGCTAACGTTTATCCTTGCAAAGCCATCGGATGTGCCGGTTTATGTTGAGCACGGTGTGGCGGACGTTGGCATTGCCGGTAAAGACGTGCTTTTGGAAGAGGATCGAAATGTGTATGAAGTCCTTGATTTAGGGATTAGCCGCTGTCATCTCTCTGTTGCAGGGCTTCCGGGGGCAGAGCCTGATCCATTCGCACCAAAAGTGGCCACGAAATACCCCCGTATTGCTTCGGATTATTTTCGTGAGCAAGGCGAACAGGTAGAAATTATCAAACTCAATGGATCCATCGAGTTGGCTCCTATGATCGGTCTAGCAGAAAGGATTGTCGATATCGTCTCAACGGGGAAAACGCTAAAAGAAAATGGCCTTGTCGAGCTCGAAACCATCCGCAGCATTACTTCTAGGCTCATTGTGAACCCTGTCAGCTATCGATTGAAGGACGAGGCTGTACGGCAATTAACTGAAAGGCTTCAGCTCGTCGTTCAGGGAGGGGATGGACTATGA
- the hisD gene encoding histidinol dehydrogenase translates to MIQPKNMSLTTMPQQKRTETTNREIDRQVLEIVSRVRGEGDAALIALTEAFDKVALDATQLRCTKEELDFGTSSLSDALKNVLQNAADNIRSFHEKAMPRNWFSTNEQGSVLGQRQTPVDSVGIYVPSGSAPLASTVLMTAIPAKVAGVKNIVVVTPPEADGTIHQGILAACAIAGVDEVYKIGGAQAVAALAYGTATVPKVDKIVGPGNVYVATAKRHVYGDVDIDMIAGPSEIVVVADEGASPRVIAADLLSQAEHDPMASSVLLTSSMELATEVSSELERQLADLPRAAIARKSLESYGGLYVFPSLEEAISAVNVLAPEHLELQVAEPYAYLDQIRHAGAIFIGAYSAESVGDYFAGPSHVLPTNGTARFSSPLSVEDFLKRTSIIHYSRQALQENASSIAAFARLEELEAHARAIEIRMEEDQ, encoded by the coding sequence ATGATTCAACCGAAGAACATGTCTTTGACGACCATGCCCCAGCAAAAAAGAACTGAGACGACGAATCGTGAGATTGATCGCCAAGTGCTAGAGATTGTATCTCGCGTCCGTGGAGAAGGAGATGCGGCTCTTATCGCATTGACAGAAGCCTTTGACAAGGTGGCATTGGACGCTACACAGTTGCGTTGCACAAAAGAGGAGCTTGACTTCGGCACTTCTTCTCTATCAGACGCTTTGAAGAATGTCTTGCAAAACGCAGCTGACAACATTCGTTCCTTTCATGAAAAAGCGATGCCTCGTAACTGGTTTTCAACGAATGAACAGGGCAGTGTGCTAGGTCAAAGACAGACGCCAGTCGATTCAGTAGGGATTTATGTGCCTTCGGGGAGCGCACCATTGGCTTCAACCGTGCTCATGACCGCCATTCCCGCAAAGGTTGCTGGGGTGAAAAACATCGTTGTTGTAACGCCTCCAGAAGCCGATGGCACCATCCATCAAGGCATCTTAGCGGCTTGTGCCATCGCTGGCGTGGATGAGGTCTACAAAATTGGAGGGGCGCAAGCTGTAGCTGCATTAGCCTACGGGACTGCGACCGTTCCAAAAGTGGATAAAATTGTCGGACCAGGAAACGTTTATGTTGCCACGGCGAAGCGGCATGTTTATGGAGACGTCGACATTGACATGATCGCAGGACCAAGTGAGATTGTCGTTGTGGCAGATGAAGGCGCTTCTCCGCGTGTGATTGCGGCTGATTTATTGTCTCAGGCGGAGCATGACCCGATGGCCTCTAGTGTGTTGCTGACTTCATCAATGGAATTGGCAACGGAGGTATCCAGCGAACTGGAAAGGCAATTAGCTGACCTTCCAAGAGCGGCGATTGCAAGAAAATCGCTAGAATCCTATGGCGGTTTATACGTGTTTCCAAGTCTTGAGGAAGCCATAAGTGCGGTCAATGTGCTGGCTCCTGAACACTTGGAGCTACAGGTTGCCGAGCCTTATGCATACCTCGATCAGATTCGTCATGCGGGAGCCATTTTTATTGGCGCGTATAGCGCAGAGAGCGTTGGCGATTATTTTGCTGGTCCTAGCCATGTGTTGCCAACAAACGGCACGGCACGTTTTTCGAGTCCCTTATCCGTGGAGGATTTCTTAAAGCGAACGAGCATCATTCATTATAGCCGCCAAGCACTTCAGGAGAATGCCAGTAGTATTGCCGCATTTGCCAGACTTGAAGAGCTGGAGGCCCATGCCAGAGCAATTGAGATACGAATGGAGGAAGATCAATGA
- a CDS encoding acyltransferase, whose amino-acid sequence MGRKTTRYPVKTANSLWHVYKTIPFWKVMKNFIFIQLGRYIPILPLKAWLYRTFLRMDIGDQTAFALMVMLDIMYPERIRVGRNCVIGYNTTILVHEYLITEYRLGDVVIGNNVMIGANSTILPGVTIGDDAIVSAGTLVHKDVPAGAFVGGNPMQIISLNKNE is encoded by the coding sequence ATGGGAAGAAAGACGACGCGGTATCCTGTCAAAACGGCAAACTCCTTGTGGCATGTTTACAAAACCATCCCATTTTGGAAGGTCATGAAAAATTTTATTTTTATCCAACTCGGTCGCTATATACCGATATTGCCGTTGAAAGCTTGGTTGTACCGAACGTTTTTGCGCATGGACATTGGCGATCAAACGGCCTTCGCCTTAATGGTAATGCTTGATATTATGTACCCGGAACGCATTCGCGTTGGTCGCAATTGTGTCATTGGCTACAACACGACCATTCTAGTACATGAATACTTAATTACTGAATACCGTCTTGGGGATGTTGTAATCGGGAACAATGTCATGATCGGTGCCAATTCAACCATTCTGCCTGGCGTCACAATTGGTGATGACGCCATAGTGTCAGCCGGTACACTAGTACATAAGGATGTGCCAGCAGGAGCTTTTGTCGGAGGAAACCCAATGCAAATCATTTCATTAAATAAGAATGAGTAA
- the hisH gene encoding imidazole glycerol phosphate synthase subunit HisH codes for MIGIVDYGMGNLFSVSKALERLGYDYVVSSAKEDLAKTDGLLLPGVGAFKDAMVALRENGMDQFLKEEVANGKPLFGICLGMQLLFEASEEKGETKGLGLLTGRAIRFSGRSEEGHSYKVPHMGWNQLVFTQPQAPLLHDVQDGYVYFVHSYYIADTEDDEVWATASYEETVPAVVGKGNVMGAQFHPEKSGPTGMAILKRFAEQTSRGGV; via the coding sequence ATGATCGGTATTGTCGATTATGGCATGGGGAACCTGTTTAGTGTCAGCAAAGCACTTGAGCGCCTTGGGTATGACTATGTCGTTTCATCGGCCAAGGAAGACCTTGCGAAAACCGATGGCTTGCTCCTGCCAGGCGTCGGTGCGTTCAAAGACGCCATGGTCGCATTGCGTGAGAATGGCATGGATCAATTCTTAAAGGAAGAAGTAGCAAACGGCAAACCGCTCTTTGGCATCTGTCTAGGCATGCAGCTCTTATTTGAAGCGAGTGAAGAAAAAGGAGAAACGAAAGGCCTTGGTTTGCTCACTGGACGTGCCATTCGCTTCTCAGGGCGCTCAGAGGAAGGGCACTCGTATAAGGTGCCTCATATGGGATGGAATCAGCTCGTCTTTACGCAACCCCAAGCGCCTTTATTGCACGATGTTCAAGATGGGTACGTGTATTTTGTGCATTCGTATTATATAGCAGATACGGAGGACGATGAAGTTTGGGCTACGGCTTCTTATGAAGAAACGGTTCCTGCCGTCGTAGGAAAAGGGAATGTGATGGGGGCTCAATTTCACCCGGAAAAGAGTGGTCCAACAGGAATGGCGATTCTTAAACGATTTGCTGAACAGACAAGCAGAGGAGGAGTTTGA